Proteins encoded together in one Plasmodium cynomolgi strain B DNA, chromosome 9, whole genome shotgun sequence window:
- a CDS encoding hypothetical protein (putative): MKNNLMLSLNNAKDYLKSRNENGQSVYNHICDVINFIIVEKPEKCYEHFEMISSHIKESKKGDSGKTSNDPNLRDVNLDNYILHDYIKNKKDWLAKIKFSLQQKVQPKLTQLPFLKNFYDQVKLINWAGYHIGSDSVWLINKSVKNVLEKYKNELTSLHFWGILKGVKNNYYILEGLLKGDSSFLFQKKGKKSAPSEDSNGGESSNSAGSASSEGGKQEEDDEKGDEEDDEKDDEEDDEEDEEDDEEDDEDQEDLNKNHKKSTNRKGKNKSTDNQQLKYKKEDFVTFNKRVNRHVYWASVNGTDEWVLLKPTTPEYIQMASKTNKMLMGDMNKIITAFPNIAIKEKHYLRALISLISSYTHISPRKYYITRGTEKKRGPGKAKKGGKNQSSDKDEGDEGDEDDEDEDDDELGYSDASNEKNDYSSETKDENESSENGEEQEGDEGGDKRNGDVDHDNGNDDARDDTLIENKKFQFDANALSRLENWVHCKHSFLPNGHVCYPKDRRRKNGGRGSNAKMRHIIKHNPPLKILRGINAQKENQVGPTWKVKHLNPGHYYGPHSLHYDVIVLYNFIFYGAFTVYSNRQFFNFYIGNGIKSKHSFIHTYQPGKIESDESELSEVDHSS, encoded by the exons ATGAAGAACAACCTGATGCTCTCACTTAACAACGCCAAGGATTACCTGAAAAGCCGAAACGAAAATGGCCAATCCGTGTACAACCACATATGCGACgtgataaattttatcatagTGGAGAAGCCAGAAAAGTGTTATGAGCATTTCGAAATGATCTCTAGTCATATaaaggaaagtaaaaaaggggactct GGCAAAACATCCAACGATCCCAACCTGAGGGATGTCAATTTAGACAACTATATACTGCACGActacataaaaaacaaaaaggactggctagccaaaataaaattctcaCTCCAGCAGAAAGTGCAGCCCAAACTTACCcaattaccttttttaaaaaatttttacgacCAAGTGAAATTAATTAACTGGGCAGGATATCACATAGGAAGCGATTCTGTTTGGCTCATCAATAAATctgtaaaaaatgttctcgaaaaatataaaaatgaattgaCTTCTCTACATTTCTGGGGAATCCtcaaaggggtaaaaaacaACTACTATATTTTGGAAGGGCTTCTAAAGGGAGATTCCAGTTTCCTATTTcagaagaaagggaaaaaatccGCACCTTCGGAGGACTCGAATGGGGGGGAGTCCTCCAATAGCGCAGGGTCCGCATCATCAGAGGGGGGCAAGCAGGAAGAGGACGACGAAAAGGGCGATGAAGAAGACGATGAAAAAGACGATGAAGAAGACgatgaagaagacgaagaagacgatgaagaagatgaCGAAGACCAGGAGGACCTAAATAAGAACCACAAAAAATCAACAAatcgaaaggggaaaaataaatcaacgGATAACCAACAGCtgaaatacaaaaaggaagacttTGTCACCTTCAATAAGAGGGTCAATAGACACGTCTACTGGGCATCCGTGAACGGAACGGATGAATGGGTTCTCCTAAAACCTACGACACCAGAGTACATCCAAATGGCTAGTAAAACGAATAAAATGCTGATGGGagatatgaacaaaataataactgCCTTCCCAAACATTGCcataaaggaaaagcacTACCTCAGAGCACTCATTTCGCTCATATCGTCCTACACGCACATATCGCCTAGGAAGTATTACATCACCAGggggacagaaaaaaaacggggacctgggaaggcaaaaaagggagggaaaaatcaAAGCAGTGATAAAGATGAAGGCGATGAAGGCGATGAAGACGATGAAGACGAAGACGATGATGAACTGGGTTACTCCGATGCGtctaacgaaaaaaatgactatTCTAGTGAAACCaaagatgaaaatgaaaGTAGTGAAAATGGTGAAGAGCAGGAGGGAGATGAAGGTGGAGACAAACGGAACGGAGATGTTGACCATGACAATGGCAACGACGATGCTAGGGATGATACCCTaatcgaaaataaaaagttccAATTCGATGCAAATGCTCTTTCACGATTAGAAAACTGGGTTCACTGCAAACATAGCTTCCTGCCAAATGGACATGTCTGCTACCCCAAAGATAGACGCAGGAAAAATGGGGGACGAGGAAGTAACGCCAAAATGAGACACATCATTAAACATAACCCACCTCTGAAAATACTGAGAGGCATTAATGCACAAAAGGAAAACCAAGTTGGTCCCACGTGGAAAGTGAAGCACCTCAATCCTGGACACTACTACGGACCTCATAGTCTCCACTACGACGTAATAGTCctatacaattttattttttatggcgCCTTTACTGTTTACTCAAataggcaattttttaacttctaCATTGGAAATGGGATAAAATCGAAGCACTCGTTTATTCATACTTACCAGCCTGGAAAAATCGAATCGGACGAAAGTGAGTTGTCCGAGGTGGACCACTCAAGCTGA
- a CDS encoding hypothetical protein (putative), translating to MKKWKGKRRWHINIILMFIHQFFDRINYSMRNTFLHDHYIYLKFKKNKVIGLLSIINSSVCLIITPLVGYYCDKHKKDRKKMLQVISVSYLLVNIIHYMFIRTNSLGLIIFVTAVTKMLHECSHVITESIFIESIDRGKKSIIFTYQKLISTVATMLGPFFCLILFYVYNDKWNIKNIFVIFQFSILTILPQTLISFLWQNNAVDPVKSLEETELISKKNDKKRVFWLSTSHIPYIVFVSHIITLAGAVKFEKEKGDPRAEEKRL from the exons atgaaaaaatggaaagggaaaagaagatGGCACATAAATATCATTCTGATGTTCATTCATCAGTTCTTTGACAGGATAAACTACTCCATGAGAAACACCTTTCTCCATGAccattacatatatttgaagtttaaaaaaaacaaagtcaTCGGTTTATTATCCATTATTAATTCGTCAGTATGTTTAATCATTACCCCCTTGGTTGGGTACTACTGCGACAAGCATAAAAAAGACAGGAAGAAAATGCTGCAGGTTATATCTGTGTCCTACCTCCTGGTGAATATCATTCACTACATGTTCATACGCACCAACAGTTTGGGCCTCATCATATTTGTCACTGCTGTAACGAAGATGCTGCACGAGTGTTCCCACGTGATTACGGAATCGATCTTCATAGAGAGCATAGACCGCG GCAAAAAGAGCATCATCTTTACCTACCAGAAACTCATAAGCACAGTGGCCACCATGCTaggaccttttttttgtctcatCCTATTCTATGTGTATAATGACAAgtggaacataaaaaatatttttgttattttccaGTTTTCCATATTAACAATCCTGCCACAGACTCTCATAAGTTTCTTATGGCAGAACAATGCTGTGGATCCGGTTAAGAGTCTCGAGGAGACAGAACTGAtctccaaaaaaaacgataagaAGCGCGTTTTTTGGCTCTCCACAAGTCATATACCGTACATTGTTTTCGTTTCTCACATTATTACCCTAGCTGGGGCAG taaaatttgaaaaggaaaaaggagaccCCCGCGCGGAGGAGAAGCGCCTTC
- a CDS encoding RNA polymerase Rpb7 N-terminal domain containing protein (putative) translates to MFSLFRIEDVIKIEPHFMEEELKTVIEFLIRAKYVDKVLQNVGLCVGLYDILEVKNREILKGTGEIRFDVIFRLVYFHPFENEIIEGFVKNSDSNGIIISIGFFENIRVNCANLREPKEFDMEKKEWFWTYEGIKFFYTKDELIRVRVLDTYFSDPNEMRKDETTPSMSITGTVQQDGLGLVKWWN, encoded by the exons ATGTTCTCCCTGTTTCGCATAGAGGACGTGATAAAGATTGAACCCCATTTTATGGAGGAGGAGTTAAAAACTGTGATTGAATTTTTGATAAGGGCCAAGTATGTCGACAAG gTGCTGCAAAATGTGGGTCTGTGTGTTGGCCTGTACGACATACTGGAGGTGAAGAATAGGGAGATTCTAAAAGGAACAGGGGAGATTCGATTTGACGTAATTTTCAGGCTGGTATATTTCCATCCGtttgaaaatgaaattattgaGGGCTTCGTTAAAAATTCCGACTCGAATGGGATCATAA TCAGCATAGGCTTCTTCGAGAACATCCGGGTGAACTGTGCCAATTTGAGGGAGCCCAAGGAGTT TGAtatggagaagaaggagtggTTCTGGACATACGAggggataaaatttttttacacaaaagaTGAGTTGATCAGGGTGCGGGTGCTGGACACCTATTTTAGCG ACCCCAACGAGATGCGGAAGGATGAGACGACGCCATCGATGTCCATAACG GGCACCGTGCAGCAGGACGGGCTAGGCCTGGTTAAATGGTGGAAC